The nucleotide window TTCGTCCATACAATTATTGTAACATTTTACATTAAGTATATATTAATTTGTTATATGCTAATGCTAATGTTTATATATTATTGATTTTAAGGGGGACATTTATGTTAAAAACAAATCGCGAACGACTTCAAAACATGATTGATTTATTCAGCCAATTTGGGGCAACAGAAAATAACGGTGTCACACGTTTAAGCCTATCTCCCGAAGATATTCTCGCACGCAACAAATTCAAGGAAATTTGCGAACAGCTCGGTATGATCGTAAAAGTAGATGATATGGGCACAATGTATGCAACACTTCCTTCCAACTCCGAAAATTTACCGATTGTCATCGGCTCACACTTGGATTCAGTCATTAAAGGCGGACGCTTCGACGGAGTGCTTGGTGTTTTAACTGCACTGGAAGCCGTCCAAACGATTATCGATGAAAAACTCGAACTGAATCACCCTATCACGATCGTAAACTTCACAAATGAAGAAGGGGCACGTTTTGAACCTTCATTAATGGCTTCAGGTGTTCTCTCAGGCAAATTTGAAAAGGAAAAGATGCTCGCTTCTACTGACCCTAAAGGGGTAACATTTGAACAAGCCCTGAAAGAAAGCGGCTATGAAGGCGAAGTTACAAACCGTCTGACAGAGGCCCATGCCTATTTGGAGCTTCATATTGAACAAGGTCCCGTGCTGGAACATTATAAAAAAGAGATCGGTGTCGTGGAGGGCGTTCTTGGCATGGTATGCTATGATATTACATTAACCGGCGAATCGAACCATGCGGGCACTACCCCTATTTCCATGCGTAAAGACAGTATGTTTGCCGCAATGCAAATCATTT belongs to Solibacillus sp. FSL W7-1436 and includes:
- a CDS encoding Zn-dependent hydrolase; the encoded protein is MLKTNRERLQNMIDLFSQFGATENNGVTRLSLSPEDILARNKFKEICEQLGMIVKVDDMGTMYATLPSNSENLPIVIGSHLDSVIKGGRFDGVLGVLTALEAVQTIIDEKLELNHPITIVNFTNEEGARFEPSLMASGVLSGKFEKEKMLASTDPKGVTFEQALKESGYEGEVTNRLTEAHAYLELHIEQGPVLEHYKKEIGVVEGVLGMVCYDITLTGESNHAGTTPISMRKDSMFAAMQIISILQNKLKQLPEDLVYTIGRINAYPNIHTVIPSNVTFSLESRHQDPAVIQQVEQIIFDLPKEIENCELSYEKLWSRDTVYFAPEVVHAVAASADELGYSRHHMFSGAGHDAQFIAGYIPSTMIFVPSAKGYSHREDEYTSYEECSKGADVLVNAVLKVAESSVSPVKSASVK